The Glycine soja cultivar W05 chromosome 19, ASM419377v2, whole genome shotgun sequence genomic sequence ATTCCTTTCtcataaattttcttttctagGTCAATCAAATTTTGGACTTATTATTGCTCAATCATTACTTGAACGGCCATATATGTacaatttttatccttaaaatttcaattatttatttctctGAATAAATGGAAAGCAGACTGCAGTTGTTCAATTCTAATCATATTACAGGACACTTTTTTTTGGCATACACGTAAGATGGAAGTCACCATGTGTcaatttaagattatttttcttcatttaattgTACTCAAATGGTACGTGGACAAATTAACTTATGTGCACCTATTTGGATTAATCATAATGAATTACCAACAAGATTTTTTTGTAAGAGTTGCCTCACAAGACCAAAAACGTAGGCCGGGACTTGTTACAAAAGCCCATAACTCCATAAGGGAGATTTGATACTACcataatatatacataattatttagttatttgggacgctaaaaattgtaaaataagcTAAAATGTCACTAAAAGATTCTTTTACAATTATTCACCTCTTTGTTTAGAAGAGAGggaaaaaattgcaatttaagaCAGTCTCACGGAGAGgcagtataatttattttaaaaaattattatccacATTTCCGTAAATGAAATACTGTTTCAACTATGCATGCAGATCAAGTCCTTACTTTTGACAACGATTAATCTTACTAAAAAAGCTAATTGATATGTCTAGTGAAATCTTCTCTTTCAACTACCTTTATTTCATACATAAAGACTTTCCATAAAGGATTTGAACTcaattctatttgaatcaacacAAGATTAGTTTACTTAATTGCAATATTGCAATAacaattgtttttaaattaaaagtttgatCAGCACACCAtttcctctctttttcattttaaaaatttacaataatataCAATAATCTTAGGAAGAGCCTCATAGCATAATTGATTCCAATGAAGAATAGGTGTggtctatattaaaaaaaacttaggaagagaaaaaaaaaaagtacatagtCGTTGGTTAGTGTTGGAAGAAAAAACAGCATTGTGCAGAGTAAATGGAATACCAGAATGGGACCAAcattattcaagttataaagcAGAACAATGCAGAGAAGCAAGCAGGGAATGTATACTGTATCTTTTGGACCCTTCTCAACTTTGAGGTTAGTGCCTCAGATATATAGGAAGCAACAAGGAAGCCTCAGCATGAACCTGTACAAGAAGATCATATGACATATGCTTTGCCAAACTCACCTTAACAATACACATCAGCATTGGAGCTGTTAAGAGTTCCATAAATGACTTGCAGTTTGTgtgaaaagattttaaaaaataattaaggctGTTGTGTTGACTTTATAAGGCTGATATTGATGGTGATGTTGATGTGAAGCTTTTGACCATAGGGTAGTAGAAAATGAAAGGGTTTTCCACCTAAACAGTTATTGTTATTTATGGTTGAGTAACTTAAGACCATTTCCTCGTTTTCATAGAACTAGACAAAAGATATTTTCTCTGTTTGCCATGTTTTACCTTATACTATCATTTGCCATGCTTTTTGCATCACTGTCTTTAATTCCTGCCAGACCAAACCCACGCATGCAACCCTTTATTGCATGTTGGATCATCACATCATCACCAAttaatttatactagttcaatGTACATTTTGGCTACCGTGTAGACAACACGATTGTTTCTTCTATCAGAAAATTTCACAAATATTATTCTTtacttttcatgattttattatgattcATTGCAGATGATACAAATTACACACCTAGGGGAGCTAGGAAAACGACATGGTAATGCATGAGAGTAAAACCGTGGCCTGATTTGGAAAGTGAGCTTTaggtaaaaatatttcattcagCTAAGATTGCTATAAAGAAAGCTTCTtttgtttattctttttctttttttggatcTTTGCTTtatcctggcagtcaacagacaAAAGAATGCACAATCTTGGCATGCAAAACAGTGCTCTCAAGCTTATAGTTATCCATGATGTTCTTGAATGTTCATATTTAACTTGTTcaacttttttacttttcttggtGAGtaccatttttgttttgttttatgttttcaataTTGTGTATTGTTCATACAACATAATAATTTGGTAACATTCCCCCATCACAAGCTTAAACCACAGAATAATTTCAATAGAAGGCTAATAATTTGAATATCATAAACATATCATGATTTTCTATATCTTATGTCATTAATCTTTTCACTCCACACACAGCATCTGTTGGCAAATCCAACTTCAAACCCTCCTTCCATCCTTAGCTCTCAATGATTTTGGACCCGACAGCACGGTTTGGTTTTTTAGCCTTATacgatgtaaaaaaaattcttgggTGAGACATGGTACACATTGGTACATTCCTTTGCTACAACAACAATTGGTCTTTAAAATGAATATGCATAACTTAAACTTTCCTAACATGTTAAAACAAGTTTGAATTCATGAAAAGAAACTATATTTCTTACTCGAGTCAAAGTTAAATCTGACTCGGGTAAGCTGGATGCGCTGCCACTACTTGTGTTAAGAccctaaattaaaaatgtaaagcCTTTAGTCAATTTTAACTAGTTAGGTgcataaattatattgtacacCATATATATATGCACCAGAATTTTACTACTACTTATAAgcattaatttaacatattgcTTGCCTCAATTAAGGAAGGAGGCAAATTGGTTATCAATGTTATTGGAAGTAGACATCTCATTTCATGCAGTGGGCACAACTTCGGAAggaaattttcaatatatattttaagaatgtGAGCTTGTGTTTAAACTAAATCAAACtgatatgttctatttttttatcatatcactAGTTAAACGTGGAATCTCTACCATATTTCTGTCACCCTGaggattaaattaatattctaaACCTAAAATTTGCAGGACTGGATATTTATATGTGATTTGGTAAATGTCAGATAATGGGTGACTCGATAGTCTAACAATCATCATTGAGATAAATTCTGATATTGTCTTAGAATTTAAACTTAAGCCTATAACTCaaactaaataatttacttATGAGTAAGAGTTACTTCCACCgatatacattattttaattctatcaCTAATTAGGATGGATCTCAAACGCAACTAAAACGATTAGACGCAGAAGTTCACTTTCTTCGGTGGCATATTCAATGTTTTAAATACACCACCCTCGAATTAAATAGGTTGGTAATAAGTTTGGTGGATATGGCTTATACTTTATATGCTTGAATGGACAGTATTGAAAATCGAAATAGTCGCTAAATAGTAGTTGTCCATTTATCAGTGTTAATTTGTAGTTATTCCTAGTTGTGCGCTGTACTGCAACTCGTATGCGTtcattactaataaaaaaatacggGTTCATTAAACTCATGgattttctctcaaatctttTACACTACAAAAATGTGCACATAACAACAGTAATTAATAACGCTAACTTGCACTGGACAGTATCTCTCTTTTTACCTAAATATTATGAGGAAAATATTACTGAGAGAAAAGGATGATCTACAATGTCCCTCTTTCGTCCTCTTTTGTTACACCACAAGTTGTGATATGTGAAATTTAGTACTATATTATGCAAAAAGGGTTATTCCTTCATGTGGCTGGCTTCTTCAATGATGAATTGCCTAATGCATCAGCATATATCCCATCCATGTAAATGTCAAGAGGGATTATTGGAATTATACTATGCGTAACTGATCACTCGTTCATAGCTTGTTTTGATCAAACGGAAAGCATATGGTCCATTTCTACATTCTGACTCAACAAGCCTGAACTCTTTGCATAAGTCTCCGCCCCATGTGACTGTTAGTAAGCTAAATGCATGCAATTACAAcaactttcttttttaatctctatagtTTAAAACATCTCATTTCAGTCCCTCTAGTTGTAATTTTGTTTACCTTTTGATTCTCGGAGTCTAAAGTCATCTAAAGATTAAATGAACAATGTCATAGTTCGTTTGTTAGCATTTTTGTTTACGTATTAATTTGGCCATAACACTGGCTAATCTTTAagattacaattttaaaatgaaaatattccaGGTCcgaaaaaaaggaacaaaacagACAAAAAGATATGAGACCATAAGTATTCATCTCGTGAGTCTCCactcaacatgatttttagTTAGGAAAATGTTTAAGATACTAATAATCCTAAATTATGTTATAATAAACATAACAATTActaaaattctgcataagttgccacgttctttttttttttcaaaatcaacgAGAAGGACAACACGCATCTTTCTCTTGATCACAAATTGCGATTTTCAGGTTGCTAGCTCCAAGGGCAAAGCATATTCCAAGTTGCATTGACCAATATTTCATAATGAATTAGCCAAATCATCCTATGGTCCTATCTTAGCCCAGAGAAGCAACTAGATCCAGTGCAGCTGCCAACCTTGTTGACATGTAAATTAGATTGATTGACTGCTAGACAGGGTCCTGTATATCTTCCTAATAGTATCCGGAGTCGTTCTGCAACAGCCACCTACAAGGGAAGCTCCTAACTCACACCATTTATTTACATATGAGATAAAATCTTCATCTGTAACACCAGTATTTTGCTGCAATAACAACAGCATAATATCAGTGTGACTGTATACATAATTCAAGAAACATcccaaaatattttctttaaaatgattGAATCTCTAAGAAACTATCTCCATGCTTTATGTGGTTTCTCTCAAAGATAAGAATGTGTACCATATGAAGTACTAATCAACTTTAACAAACCATAAGTTCATAACttgaaaaatacaataaactaGATAAAACAAATACATAACTTAAGGAGTTAATTCATGTTCATGTGGGGTTCCATTAATTTCTTATGATATCATGTTACATGCATTGTTTGCTATTGTGTTACAAGAAATATAGAAAATTGCACAGGCGGAACATGATTAAATAATCACTAATCTCTCTTAACCATGTCCAACACATGAGTGCACATTTGGCTATTTTCTAATCTCTATTAACCATGTCATCACTTAACTAGGACAGGGatccaaatgaaacaaaaacattttataaggaccaaaacaggaaaaaaaaaattaagaggacaaaaagaaaacaacccTGTATATATTATAGGGGCTAAAAAACTATTCAAGTCTTTCCTTAAAATCTTCATATGTACTTGTATACGATTATTAATAAAAGGATGTGAAATCTGTCATTCCATACCAGTACTAAGCTACCACTTACACTAAGACTCCTACTTCTGAGCAAGTTtctattttaaatgataaatcaCACATGACACAACAATCTGAATCAGTTGTACAGttcaaataaaatgatttcaccaaaatggaaaagagaaggGATAGGGACACACCTATATACTTTTACTCTATAATTAAGTTTGCCTTTACagcttctttcttttatttgacaGAATAtgaattactttaattaaaGCAGAATAATTTCCATAATCCAAGTGGctcattttttatatgataattttgataCTTATATTCTATAATAGAtctttcttcaatttttaagaCAAAGTAGGCCTGCCTATCCTTTAAAATGTAATAGTACAATCacatgaaataaacttaccacCCACTCCTTTAGGTCAGCATCGTAAGTTTCCCCACTGTTTGGATATATAACAATTGGTTTTGTAGTCACCTGAAGAAACCATATGTGAATCAAGGATAAGTATTCCACAAAGACAAGTCCCATAACTATAACAATATGATAGCTTATCAACACTGGCACATTCCTCACACAAAAGTAACACAAAAAAACACGGGAAAATGACATTACCTACATTCTAGAGACAAATAGTTGTACATTAATGCGAAAACTGTATCAGGGTATAGGTTAAGTACTTTATTCAGAGAAGTTTCCGTTCATATAAGccatctttataaaaaaataaagaattaaaaatagttgAAGGCTATTTACAATATTATGCAACTCTTGAATGGTTGAACCTATACAGATTAACATCCATGTGTATTTATTATCCACCCTAATGTACACGACTTATCAAAATGAAAACAACTTGGCAGCATGAATACTAACACTTAGAACTGAAACAGCAGTACTAATAATGACCTAAAAGAGTAGGAGAGgttgataaaaacaaaatatgaatttatgatgtgtaaaaaaataagttcAATAGTTAGCCTACACACAACATATTGGAAACAAGAGAACCTAAGTTTTACCTTCTTAAGCAAAACAATCAGACCATGAATAAATCTTGGTGGAGTACAGTTGATTCCAACAGCGACAACTTTATTACATGATTCAGCAATAGAGCCACATTCCATTAAAGAATCACCGCTAACAACATTAACTCCATCCTTAGAGTTAAAAGAAAACCATGCAGGAATTTttatgtcctcttcttccagaAGCTGAGCATAAGCCTGCTTATAGTCAATATAGTTAGGTAAATTCAGGAGTCAAGACAAAAAATGAACATTGCAAGTGAAGACTTGCAAAGTTTAATTGTCCAAGACCAATATTTAGCTTTAGATAACTATTATTTTGTACTTTTTCtgggattttaattgattatatatgCTTTAATGAGTTACTCATTATAGTTACTTTACTAGTGATTTTATGCTTTCACAAAAGCAATGGAAACTCCAGAATAGAAATTTAATGCTTTCTTGGTTTCCTGTGGTCTAGGGAAGCAAGGCAAAATTTGGGCcaaatttttgttgaaaacttCTTCACTCAAAGAAAACATCCATCAAAAGTTTGTGATTCACATTTCATGGTAACATAGAAAAAAAGCACATCAACCAAAATGAATTATACAAATATCACAGAATTTCTTCAATCATCAAGAATTTGATTACCATTCATTATCCACACTTTAAGGTTATTGCACAAGAAATAAGAATGTCATTAGATAGCCTCAATTATAAGCAAAACAAGTTCATTTGACTGAATTACCCTTCattagaaaattcaaaatattaaaatattgattgatCTTCTCTCACTCATAAATATTAAGGGTAAAGTTTGAAAAAAGATTAtgcttcaataatttttaagagaTGGATGACAGATAGGGATAAAAAAGAACCATGTGAGTAAATTTTAGCATTTGGCTGTCCAAAGCTGTAGGATACCTCAGCTTCAAGCTTATTGGGAACTGTTTCAAATGCAAGCAGGTCAGCACCTGAATCTGCTAAAATTTGAACTCTTCTCCGATGAAAATCTTTAAGAGTTTCCACCGTGATAGCATCACCATAATCCCCACTGttagaaacaaaatatcaagaaacgtgacactaaaaaatatataatttctatcAGTGCTGAGAACAGAAGCAAACATTATCAAACCCCAACCTTTCTAAAAATGTCAATGATCCTATGCAGAAAAAAGCTCAAATATGTAAGCACAAGATGGAACTAGAAGTTCATTTCATACAACTTTCTGATACCATTCCCTTTAAGAACAAGAAAGATTTGTACCAAAATAACCAATACAAAGCTAAATACACGACCTGGGAAACACAACTTATAATGATCATGAATATCACCTTGATTGTTTGTTAATAAATGGGCTACATAATAgatacaagaaaacaaaaatcacaAACAATGCTATGACTCAGTTTAGATAAATTTCCCCCTAAGAACTTATataagaaaagaatataaaaagattaaatgaaCTGAACCTCTCTCAATAAACTAAAATCAACTGAAACACTTTAGCTTTTAGAGAAATTAGATGCTAACGCTTCCACAAAAGTTAAgtacataagttgattttagcatAGGAGAGAAGTTCAATTCGTTTTACTACCTTATATTATTTTCCTATACTAGTGCTTAtaaagaagtttatccaaacgaAGTCTAGATACTAAATCTTaatcgtttgattcatttcACCTGTACTCTGACCCGTCGGCCAAATAAGCCCCATAGCTCCCTACTGATGCAGCAACCAAGATAGGCCGTTGTTTGAGGATTCTACCATCATCATCCCCATCACCCGAACGACATCCAGCACAATTTTTATAGTAAACTTCGCGTGCCTCCCGTGCAATTTCAACACTGCTTCTGAGCAAGGCTTCACTCTCTTCATCAGAATAGCCTTTGGCTTTAAACCCTTGAATGGTGGCCTGTGCACAAACAACACAAGTACCTCGACTTCAGCATTAGAAAGAAATTAACAAAGAAATAAGACACTGCTCAACAACCAAACCAACTAACTCACTTGGTAAGATGCTGTGATTATAATGTCTGCACCATTTTCCAGGTAATCAAGGTGCACCTGCTCCATTTAGTCATTCAATCATTACTTTAATTTTCAattgcaaaaaattaaaaaaggaaaaaaagacaaaaacacatGATTCAATTAAGCTAAAAATAGTAACATTGCAAGAACTGCTTAACAATGATATAAGCAAAAAAATCTGGTTCGTGAAATCAATTAACACTGATGAAATGAAATCACAgagatttatttaataatggaaaaatagaacaaaaattTGAGAGTTGAAACGGTGCGTTAGATTCGAAACGGATTGTACTTGGCGAATGAGGTGAGGGAAGGAAAAGAGGCACTTGGCGCTCCAAAGAGGATCATTGAGGTCGGCGCCATGGCGCTCCAGCTCCGTCGCCAGACCGCCGTCGATGACGGCGGTGCCGCCGGTTTGACGGAGCAAATCTGTTATCAACGACGACATTTTTACGCCAGAAAGAGAACCTAGGATTTTCCCATTTTCTATTTATACATTTATCTACGGATTAAGGCCCAGCCCAAACTCTATATGGATATACGTCATGGCCCAATCCTATGCCTATAACAATTAACTCAAAATGAATCACA encodes the following:
- the LOC114400571 gene encoding selenocysteine methyltransferase-like isoform X2, translating into MSSLITDLLRQTGGTAVIDGGLATELERHGADLNDPLWSAKCLFSFPHLIRQVHLDYLENGADIIITASYQATIQGFKAKGYSDEESEALLRSSVEIAREAREVYYKNCAGCRSGDGDDDGRILKQRPILVAASVGSYGAYLADGSEYSGDYGDAITVETLKDFHRRRVQILADSGADLLAFETVPNKLEAEAYAQLLEEEDIKIPAWFSFNSKDGVNVVSGDSLMECGSIAESCNKVVAVGINCTPPRFIHGLIVLLKKVTTKPIVIYPNSGETYDADLKEWVQNTGVTDEDFISYVNKWCELGASLVGGCCRTTPDTIRKIYRTLSSSQSI
- the LOC114400571 gene encoding selenocysteine methyltransferase-like isoform X1; the protein is MSSLITDLLRQTGGTAVIDGGLATELERHGADLNDPLWSAKCLFSFPHLIRQVHLDYLENGADIIITASYQATIQGFKAKGYSDEESEALLRSSVEIAREAREVYYKNCAGCRSGDGDDDGRILKQRPILVAASVGSYGAYLADGSEYSGDYGDAITVETLKDFHRRRVQILADSGADLLAFETVPNKLEAEQAYAQLLEEEDIKIPAWFSFNSKDGVNVVSGDSLMECGSIAESCNKVVAVGINCTPPRFIHGLIVLLKKVTTKPIVIYPNSGETYDADLKEWVQNTGVTDEDFISYVNKWCELGASLVGGCCRTTPDTIRKIYRTLSSSQSI